One Formosa agariphila KMM 3901 genomic window, CCTTCAAACGAAGATTAATATGAAAAATGGTTTATTACTTTCTTGTGTTGTTGCAGCTTCATTATTTGTGAGTTGTGGTTCTAAAGAAAAAGAAAGTACGTTAATTACAGTAAAAAATAATTTAGAATTACCTCGTAGTTTTGAAACAATTGAAATCTCTAGAGCAGATGTAACATTAAAAGAAGGTGAACGTTTTGAAGATTTTAGTGTTCAGGATGTCGCAACAAAATCGATGTTAACATCTCAGTTTGTAGATGAAGATCAAGATGGTACTGCAGATGTGTTATTATTTCAACCAGAATTAGCCCCAAATTCAGAAAAACAATTCGAATTGGTTATAATAGACGTTACAATCAAGCACGATTCTGTGGTTCACTGTTACTCTAGGTTTGTGCCAGAACGTACAGACGATTATACATGGGAAAACGATAAAGTAGCGTTTAGAACTTATGGACCAGTAGCTCAAAAAATGATTGAAGATTCTATTCCTGGCGGAACATTATCTAGTGGAATTGATGCTTGGTTAAAAAAAGTAGACTATCCTATTATTGATAAATGGTATGCTAAGAATGCTAAAAACCCAGGTGCATATCATATTGATCATGGAGAAGGCTTAGATAATTTTCACGTAGGGTCTAGTCGTGGTGTAGGAGGGTCTGCTGTAAAAGTAGATACGTCTTACTATATTTCTAAAAACTTTACAGATTACAAAACCATTACCAATGGCCCTATAAGAACGAGTTTTGTTTTAGATTATGCAGATTGGGATGCAAATGGAAACACGATTTCTGAAGAAAAGCACATTTCTTTAGATTATGGAAATAATTTTTCAAGATTTGAAATTCATGTTGAAGGTACAGATGTATTATCTATAGGCTTAACGTTACACGACAATTTAGGAACTATTACTGAAAACGTAGATGAAGGTTGGATTTCGTATTGGGAATCTGAATACTTTGATTCGGAATTAGGGACAGCCGTTGTTGCAGCTAAGTCAGATATGATTTCTTCAGATTATTATGTTACTAACATGAAAGATCGTAGTAATCTGTACACACAGCTTAAAGTGAATGATAATAAAGTGGTATATTACGCCGGATTTGCATGGAAAGAATCTAAGCAATATCCAACGAAAGCCTCTTGGGAAAAGCATATTCAGGAATTTGCGGAGAAAATTAACTCTCCTTTAGAAGTTTCTTTTAATAAATAAGAATTTAACTCATTTCAAAAGGTTTCAAAATTAAATTTTGAAACCTTTTGTATGTAATAAAATAATAAAATGTCACTATATCCATTAAAATTCACGCCTCTATATAAATATAGAATTTGGGGAGGAGAAAAGTTAAAAACCGTTTTACATAAGGAGTATCAAGAAGACAGTATTGGAGAATCTTGGGAGATTTCGGATGTTAAAGGCGATGAAACTCAGG contains:
- a CDS encoding DUF4861 domain-containing protein; this translates as MKNGLLLSCVVAASLFVSCGSKEKESTLITVKNNLELPRSFETIEISRADVTLKEGERFEDFSVQDVATKSMLTSQFVDEDQDGTADVLLFQPELAPNSEKQFELVIIDVTIKHDSVVHCYSRFVPERTDDYTWENDKVAFRTYGPVAQKMIEDSIPGGTLSSGIDAWLKKVDYPIIDKWYAKNAKNPGAYHIDHGEGLDNFHVGSSRGVGGSAVKVDTSYYISKNFTDYKTITNGPIRTSFVLDYADWDANGNTISEEKHISLDYGNNFSRFEIHVEGTDVLSIGLTLHDNLGTITENVDEGWISYWESEYFDSELGTAVVAAKSDMISSDYYVTNMKDRSNLYTQLKVNDNKVVYYAGFAWKESKQYPTKASWEKHIQEFAEKINSPLEVSFNK